Proteins encoded by one window of Taeniopygia guttata chromosome 1A, bTaeGut7.mat, whole genome shotgun sequence:
- the DNAJB9 gene encoding dnaJ homolog subfamily B member 9, whose amino-acid sequence MATTQSVFTFALCILMITELILATESYYDILGVPKNASDRQIKKAFHKLAMKYHPDKNKSPGAEAKFREIAEAYETLSDENKRREYDQLGRHGGRGSSGSPFHQSFNFNFDDLFKDFDLFSQNSRSKKHFENHFRNHREAHNRQRRSFQEFSFGGGLFDDVFENMEKMFSFSDFENAHRHAVRTDARFHGSSKHCRTVTQRRGNMVTTYTDCSGQ is encoded by the exons ATGGCCACTACACAATCTGTCTTCACATTTGCTCTCTGCATTTTAATGATAACGGAATTAATACTGGCTACAGAGAGCTATTATGATATCTTAGGAGTTCCAAAAAATGCATCTGACCGCCAGATCAAGAAGGCATTTCACAAGCTGGCTATGAAATACCACCCAGACAAAAATAAGAGTCCTGGAGCAGAAGCAAAATTTAGAGAAATTGCTGAAG CATATGAAACATTGTCAGATGAGAATAAACGAAGAGAATACGATCAGCTTGGCCGTcatggaggaagaggaagtAGTGGAAGCCCGTTCCATCAGTCATTTAATTTCAACTTTGACGATCTCTTCAAAGACTTTGACCTATTTAGTCAAAACTCGCGGTCAAAAAAGCACTTTGAAAATCACTTCCGAAATCATCGGGAGGCTCATAACCGGCAAAGACGTTCTTTCCAGGAGTTTTCTTTTGGAGGTGGGCTGTTTGATGATGTGTttgaaaatatggaaaagatGTTTTCATTCAGTGACTTTGAAAATGCACACAGACACGCGGTGCGAACTGATGCCAGGTTTCATGGATCCAGCAAGCACTGCAGGACTGTCACTCAGAGACGAGGAAACATGGTTACC
- the THAP5 gene encoding THAP domain-containing protein 5 isoform X2, whose amino-acid sequence MKRDSWTPSKHQLLCSDHFTPDSLDVRWGIRYLKNTAVPTIFSSSDDEEKDSSQNSSQQVQKKDQEETNVLSEKGSVSFEPCPPKKNSAITQNVEEKAEVVYSTALSKPLQIQNLQLPDEGNFQADSVILASSSKQYVHQPNPVLMTAVQGTEATSVHTSTEDSGDCTATVLQFTDPDYLNSSLKLNSALGSVTDYAVENSVPHMVCSGEVQTSEDAVLLSTVTQTIEQFSGSEESVIAIIMPAESPEEPERVNPFFLPAKEEFLDMEETEVIEYDGNEILQTEHSYCRQDIDRDQLWQKISKLHSKITLLEMQEVKTLGRLRSLEALIRQLQQENLLSEEKMKLVKNYFTTLEVTVIQ is encoded by the exons ATGAAGCGAGACTCATGGACTCCAAGTAAGCACCAGCTCCTCTGCAGTGATCATTTTACTCCCGATTCCCTGGATGTGCGATGGGGGATACGGTACTTGAAAAATACTGCTGTGCCAActattttctcttcctcagaTGATGAG GAAAAAGATTCTTCTCAGAACAGTTCACAGCAGGTACAGAAAAAAGACCAGGAAGAAACAAATGTTCTGTCAGAGAAAGGATCTGTATCATTTGAACCTTGTCCACCAAAGAAGAATTCTGCAATTACACAAAATGtagaggaaaaagcagaagtgGTTTACTCAACTGCACTGAGTAAACCTTTACAAATTCAAAACCTGCAGCTTCCAGACGAAGGTAACTTTCAGGCAGACAGTGTCATTCTTGCTAGTTCATCTAAGCAGTACGTACATCAGCCTAATCCTGTTTTAATGACAGCAGTCCAGGGCACGGAGGCTACCAGTGTTCATACTTCCACAGAGGATTCAGGAGATTGTACAGCTACAGTCCTGCAATTTACAGACCCTGACTACTTGAATTCATCTCTGAAACTAAACAGTGCTTTAGGGTCAGTTACTGATTATGCAGTTGAAAATTCTGTCCCTCACATGGTCTGTTCTGGTGAAGTGCAGACTAGTGAAGATGCAGTTTTACTGAGTACAGTCACACAAACTATTGAACAGTTCAGTGGAAGTGAAGAGTCCGTCATTGCTATTATTATGCCAGCTGAGAGTCCAGAAGAGCCTGAAAGAGTaaatccttttttcctccctgctaAGGAAGAGTTCCTTGACATGGAGGAGACAGAGGTAATTGAATATGATGGAAATGAAATACTGCAGACTGAGCATTCATACTGTAGGCAAGACATAGACAGAGATCAACTTTGGCAAAAAATTTCAAAACTCCACTCTAAGATAACTTTACTTGAAATGCAGGAGGTAAAAACTTTGGGGAGACTCAGGTCTTTGGAAGCTCTTATTAGGCAATTGCAGCAAGAAAACCtgctttctgaagaaaagatGAAGTTGGTAAAAAACTACTTTACAACACTTGAAGTGACTGTGATACAGTAA
- the THAP5 gene encoding THAP domain-containing protein 5 isoform X1 produces MPRYCAATRCKNRGGQSAKDQRKLSFYPFPLHDKERLEKWLRNMKRDSWTPSKHQLLCSDHFTPDSLDVRWGIRYLKNTAVPTIFSSSDDEEKDSSQNSSQQVQKKDQEETNVLSEKGSVSFEPCPPKKNSAITQNVEEKAEVVYSTALSKPLQIQNLQLPDEGNFQADSVILASSSKQYVHQPNPVLMTAVQGTEATSVHTSTEDSGDCTATVLQFTDPDYLNSSLKLNSALGSVTDYAVENSVPHMVCSGEVQTSEDAVLLSTVTQTIEQFSGSEESVIAIIMPAESPEEPERVNPFFLPAKEEFLDMEETEVIEYDGNEILQTEHSYCRQDIDRDQLWQKISKLHSKITLLEMQEVKTLGRLRSLEALIRQLQQENLLSEEKMKLVKNYFTTLEVTVIQ; encoded by the exons ATGCCGCGGTACTGCGCCGCCACCCGCTGCAAGAACCGCGGCGGCCAGAGCGCCAAGGACCAGCGCAAACTCAGCTTCTACCC ATTCCCACTTCATGATAAGGAGAGACTTGAGAAATGGTTGCGGAATATGAAGCGAGACTCATGGACTCCAAGTAAGCACCAGCTCCTCTGCAGTGATCATTTTACTCCCGATTCCCTGGATGTGCGATGGGGGATACGGTACTTGAAAAATACTGCTGTGCCAActattttctcttcctcagaTGATGAG GAAAAAGATTCTTCTCAGAACAGTTCACAGCAGGTACAGAAAAAAGACCAGGAAGAAACAAATGTTCTGTCAGAGAAAGGATCTGTATCATTTGAACCTTGTCCACCAAAGAAGAATTCTGCAATTACACAAAATGtagaggaaaaagcagaagtgGTTTACTCAACTGCACTGAGTAAACCTTTACAAATTCAAAACCTGCAGCTTCCAGACGAAGGTAACTTTCAGGCAGACAGTGTCATTCTTGCTAGTTCATCTAAGCAGTACGTACATCAGCCTAATCCTGTTTTAATGACAGCAGTCCAGGGCACGGAGGCTACCAGTGTTCATACTTCCACAGAGGATTCAGGAGATTGTACAGCTACAGTCCTGCAATTTACAGACCCTGACTACTTGAATTCATCTCTGAAACTAAACAGTGCTTTAGGGTCAGTTACTGATTATGCAGTTGAAAATTCTGTCCCTCACATGGTCTGTTCTGGTGAAGTGCAGACTAGTGAAGATGCAGTTTTACTGAGTACAGTCACACAAACTATTGAACAGTTCAGTGGAAGTGAAGAGTCCGTCATTGCTATTATTATGCCAGCTGAGAGTCCAGAAGAGCCTGAAAGAGTaaatccttttttcctccctgctaAGGAAGAGTTCCTTGACATGGAGGAGACAGAGGTAATTGAATATGATGGAAATGAAATACTGCAGACTGAGCATTCATACTGTAGGCAAGACATAGACAGAGATCAACTTTGGCAAAAAATTTCAAAACTCCACTCTAAGATAACTTTACTTGAAATGCAGGAGGTAAAAACTTTGGGGAGACTCAGGTCTTTGGAAGCTCTTATTAGGCAATTGCAGCAAGAAAACCtgctttctgaagaaaagatGAAGTTGGTAAAAAACTACTTTACAACACTTGAAGTGACTGTGATACAGTAA